TGCATGCACGAGCCTTATGCAGTTCAAATCGGAACATCTTAGCTATCTTGAACTGGAGAAGAGAATCGACGCGATGGTGGAAAAGGGGGATGTCGCCCTGGCTCCAGAGATCATCGGGATGCTTGAAAAGGGGGCGATGGAGTATCCGAATGTTCTGCACAGGGCCAAGGCTGAATATCTGAAAGGGATGTCGTTGTACGGGATTTGGAAAAGGCGCGTTGAAGCGGGCGAAGGGGCAGGGAGCGCCGAAGCTGAAATTCGCAAAAAGGCGCTCGCGTATTTCCTCTCGGCCCATAAGCTCTACCCAAAACACTGGAAACTTCTCTTTGCGCTTTATAGCTGGTATCTGGATGATAAAAATCCCGATGCCGCAAGGGTATATCTGGAGGAACTGGTAAAACTATTTCCGGAGCATAGCGAGTATCGCCTCCTTCTTGGGCAACTTCAGGAAGGGAAGGGGGAGTTAACGGAAGCGAACAGGAGTTACTATCTTGCCGGAAAGAATATAGAAAACGAAGGGATTGGGAATTTCGATGAAAAATTCGTGATGAGTGTCGTAGATGCCTCTCTGAACTTGGCGAAAAGAACCCTTTCGGGCCTGAACCGCACGAAGATAGATTCAAGGGGTTTTGGAAAGGAGACGGCTGAGTATGAGAGCATGAAGATACTGCAGAAGAATAACGCCCTTGTAAGGGGGGCACTGTTGCGCATGGCGGAGATCAATGACAAGGATCCGGAACTTTTCAACAAGATAGGGATCACATACAGGAGGATAGGCCAGTACAGGCTTGCGCTTGAGATGTACCGCAGAGCGCTTAACAGGGAGAGTGGAAACAGCAGGATCAGGATCAATTACGCGGCGGCTCTTGCGCTCACCGGCGAGTGGCAAAGGGCGGAGGAGGAGATCAGGATTGCCGGCGAGAAGGATGAAACCGGCGAAGATGCGGAAACTGTCAGGATGCTGTCTGAAATCATAGCCTCAAGGGAAGGGGAAAAGCTGGAGAAGATACTGGTTTGATTTTTCGGCTTATCCGCCGAAATCATACTTCAGTGCCAGCTTAATTGTGTCGTCAGATATCTCGTACACTTCGTAGGTATAAACGTCAAATCCTCTATCGAGTAAAAGCATGTATTCCTTCTCCTCAAATGTGAATACGTCCCACAATTTTTTTGAATAGAGTCCGTATTTCGGATCTATTGATTCTATTTTATCTGCAGGGGAATATACCTTCCCGTCTCTTACTATCCCGAACCCGTAGAAAAACTTTCTCGGCCCCTTTCTGTCCTCGACGAGAAATTCGCCCGATTTTTTTTCTATCTTGTTGTAGAAATAAAATAGAAAAACCCCTCTTTTTGTGGTGCAGACACTGTTCAGGAAAATCTGCTTTGAAACATCTTTAAACGCATCGTTTGCGGCCTTTGCCTTGAATTCAACCAGTGTCTGCATATCCCTGTTCGTGACATTGGTATATTTTTCGAGAGAAAATTTCATTTGGGCCATTAATTTGAATAGGAATATCCCGTCATTAAAAGCGACATATTCATGAGCTATTACAGGCCATATATCGCTCATCATCAGGAAATCGTTGCACTCCGTTTTCCCCAGTTCCTTGAATTGATGTTCCGGCAGGTTGTCATATAGATCATGTTTTTCAAGATAGTTTTTGGAGATATAATCCTTCAGCCCTTTGGCCTGGCAAACATCCAGCTGAAAAGCCGATATCGTCAGGAGAAAAAGGAAGATTTTAGGAACGAGATTAGAGCGGTTTCGCCGAAAAGATTGAAAAGCAGTGGGTGGACATGATTGCTTTAATATAAACTGAACACTATTCACAAAGTAATCCCTCAAATAAATAAAATTCTCGAATTTAAAAGCCGAATATTTCCGGTTTTATTAAGCTTGATACGATATCCATCGTGTGGGGAGTTATATCATGTTCAACATTATGGACATGTAGAGGCAAGTACAATGATGATTCACCGGAAAATCCTAATCCTATTACATCTGTAAGGTTAAATAGGGCATCGTTGTGTAACATAATATAACTATCATAGCTTAAGATTCCAAAAAAAGGAAATTTTACCGATTTTCAGGTCAATATTTGGCGGAACGTTATTTTGAAAATCTGAGGTCCGGTTCGCGGGCGGCTTTGGTTTCGTCCAGCCGTGTGACTTTCGGCAGTCTAGGGGAGTTTTTCAGTGAATCGGGGTTCGTTTTCGCAGTTTCGGCGATAT
This sequence is a window from Nitrospinota bacterium. Protein-coding genes within it:
- a CDS encoding tetratricopeptide repeat protein; this encodes MGKIVSSPIIVIEWLPQSRVIIGRAADRLARGAGQMIVYPKIKPALEDLKKIVSSGGDIALVISDLYLNDSVNIFSLIREMEADPVFWNIPLLAYTNLASLNIFNWVRKDIIHLPFRMIPKTIDEGSIVRACTSLMQFKSEHLSYLELEKRIDAMVEKGDVALAPEIIGMLEKGAMEYPNVLHRAKAEYLKGMSLYGIWKRRVEAGEGAGSAEAEIRKKALAYFLSAHKLYPKHWKLLFALYSWYLDDKNPDAARVYLEELVKLFPEHSEYRLLLGQLQEGKGELTEANRSYYLAGKNIENEGIGNFDEKFVMSVVDASLNLAKRTLSGLNRTKIDSRGFGKETAEYESMKILQKNNALVRGALLRMAEINDKDPELFNKIGITYRRIGQYRLALEMYRRALNRESGNSRIRINYAAALALTGEWQRAEEEIRIAGEKDETGEDAETVRMLSEIIASREGEKLEKILV